A window from Bosea sp. ANAM02 encodes these proteins:
- a CDS encoding LysR family transcriptional regulator, translated as MSTLDIDAVASFLRAAELKSFTRAAEALGTTQSLVSTRVKRLEDGLGRLLLQRHPRLVRLTAEGERFLPAARELLAAHGKALAAFAVAPEHIAVGISEQAVGAEIPAVLARLTAHDPGIVINLRIEPSRMLEEAFERGELDVAIVRRLAAGRTGEVLRHDPVGWFAAPNLLRRADAPVPLVSLVAECRLRRHSMDTLDRAGIRWREAFVGGGMAAVAAAVQVGLGVSPLAARIAPAGTVDVGPAWGLPSLGGSQVVLRSNVATPRAGAFVRELAAAFRG; from the coding sequence ATGAGCACCCTGGACATCGATGCCGTCGCCTCCTTCCTGCGCGCGGCCGAGCTGAAAAGCTTTACACGCGCCGCCGAGGCGCTCGGCACGACGCAATCACTGGTCAGCACGCGCGTGAAGCGGCTGGAGGACGGGCTCGGCCGGCTGCTGCTGCAGCGCCATCCGCGGCTGGTCCGGCTGACGGCCGAGGGCGAGCGCTTCCTGCCGGCCGCCCGGGAGTTGCTGGCCGCACATGGCAAGGCGCTCGCGGCTTTCGCAGTCGCGCCTGAGCATATCGCCGTCGGTATCAGCGAACAGGCTGTCGGCGCCGAGATCCCGGCGGTGCTGGCGCGGCTGACGGCACATGATCCCGGCATCGTCATCAACCTCAGGATCGAGCCGTCGCGGATGCTGGAAGAGGCGTTCGAGCGCGGCGAGCTCGACGTGGCGATCGTCCGCCGGCTCGCGGCAGGACGCACCGGGGAAGTGCTGCGCCACGATCCGGTCGGCTGGTTCGCGGCGCCCAATCTTCTGCGACGGGCTGATGCGCCCGTGCCGCTGGTCAGCCTCGTCGCCGAGTGCCGCTTGCGCCGGCACAGCATGGACACCCTCGACCGCGCCGGCATCCGGTGGCGCGAGGCCTTCGTCGGTGGTGGCATGGCGGCGGTCGCAGCCGCCGTGCAGGTCGGGCTCGGCGTCTCGCCGCTGGCCGCGCGGATCGCGCCGGCGGGCACGGTCGATGTCGGCCCTGCATGGGGCCTGCCCTCGCTCGGCGGATCGCAGGTCGTACTCAGGAGCAATGTCGCGACGCCGCGCGCGGGCGCCTTCGTACGTGAGCTGGCGGCGGCGTTCCGGGGATAA